From a single Lolium rigidum isolate FL_2022 chromosome 7, APGP_CSIRO_Lrig_0.1, whole genome shotgun sequence genomic region:
- the LOC124670865 gene encoding gibberellin 3-beta-dioxygenase 1-like produces the protein MASVQNAPATFDFLAVNCVPESHVWTEQKDYPVVPESAGPDAVPVVDMADATDGAIAAVARAAEEWGGFLLVGHGVPIELLARVEEQIKRLFARPASEKERAARGEGFKNGYGVPPYALYFSKLMWSEGYTFSAADVRSEFRRIWPDGGDDYLGFCDVMEEFHKEMRALGVKVLDMFYKALGLSADQIAGGEVERQIRDTLTATMHLNMYPKCPEPERAIGLAAHTDSGFFAFIMQSLVPGLQLLRRGPERWVTVPALPGALAVVIGDLFHVLTNGRFHSVLHRAVVNQDRERVSVPYFLGPPKDMKVSPLDAAILQGSKAVFPTVTWAEYMVVREKTFGKDASALAMLRVTGDEEDAELAQDMNN, from the exons ATGGCATCCGTCCAGAATGCCCCCGCCACCTTCGACTTCCTCGCGGTGAACTGCGTTCCGGAGTCGCACGTGTGGACGGAGCAGAAGGACTATCCTGTGGTGCCCGAGTCGGCAGGGCCCGATGCGGTGCCTGTGGTTGACATGGCCGACGCCACAGATGgtgccatcgccgccgtggcgcGGGCTGCAGAGGAGTGGGGTGGGTTCCTTCTCGTGGGACATGGCGTGCCGATCGAGCTCCTCGCACGCGTCGAGGAGCAGATCAAGCGCCTGTTCGCGCGCCCGGCTTCGGAGAAGGAGCGAGCCGCGCGTGGTGAAGGCTTCAAGAACGGCTACGGCGTGCCACCCTATGCGCTCTACTTCTCCAAGCTGATGTGGTCGGAGGGATACACTTTCTCGGCCGCTGACGTCCGCTCGGAGTTCCGACGGATCTGGCCCGACGGCGGTGACGACTACCTTGGCTTCTG CGATGTGATGGAAGAGTTCCACAAGGAGATGAGGGCCCTCGGTGTCAAGGTGCTGGACATGTTCTACAAGGCGTTAGGGCTTAGCGCTGACCAGATTGCCGGTGGCGAGGTGGAACGCCAGATCCGTGACACGCTGACGGCCACCATGCACCTGAACAT GTACCCCAAGTGCCCAGAACCGGAGCGCGCGATCGGGCTCGCGGCGCACACAGATTCGGGCTTCTTCGCCTTCATCATGCAGAGCCTGGTGCCGGGGCTGCAGCTGCTCCGGCGTGGGCCTGAGCGGTGGGTCACCGTGCCTGCCCTGCCCGGGGCGCTCGCCGTCGTCATCGGCGATCTCTTCCATGTCCTCACCAACGGCCGCTTCCACAGCGTGCTTCACCGGGCCGTCGTAAACCAGGATCGCGAGCGCGTCTCAGTGCCTTACTTTCTAGGGCCACCGAAAGACATGAAGGTGTCTCCGCTCGACGCGGCGATTCTTCAGGGGAGCAAAGCTGTGTTCCCTACCGTGACATGGGCTGAGTACATGGTGGTAAGGGAGAAGACGTTCGGTAAGGACGCGTCGGCTCTTGCAATGCTGCGGGTGACCGGGGATGAAGAAGATGCAGAGCTTGCCCAAGACATGAATAATTGA